CAACCTCCATGGCCCCGGCGATGATCCGCCGTTGGAGATTGCGCAAGGCGGCGTTTAAGACATTGACGGCCATGAAGCTTTTTTCGATTTCCTCCCATTCGGGAAGGGGATAGCCGCACACGCATTCATCGAAGCTGGTGAGCATGAGGCGTCCTTCGGGGTCGTGGCGCAAGACCTCCTCCCGAAATTCCGGAGGAAGCATGAGCCGCCCCTTGGGATCGAGGCTCCGATAGGAATGCCCTCGAAACATCGCGCCTCCCTGCTCCAGCCAACCACCCTGACCCACCACGGGCCACATCTCACCACTTCTTACCACTCTTTCCCACAGTTTCTCTTCCAAACCCTGTTCACTGTCAAGCAAATTTCAGCCTTCATGCCCGCAAAGCATGGAATCCCGGGGCCATTTTTGGCCCAAAGTGGGAGCGACAAGGGGAACACCGCGGCGGTGGATGAAAAAAGTGGAGGCAAATCAAGGCAGGAGCAGAAAATGGCGCGGCAGGGCCCAGCCCGCAGGCCCGCCAGCGGACTGGGCGCAAACCCCATGTTTCTCCGGCGCACCCGGGAAACGGAGGGCCGGGGTTGCCATATCGGGGGAAAACTCGTTACATGCGCACAGAATCGTTCAGTAATGAACCCGGCAAGCCGTTTTCATCAAGAAAACGCCACGCCGCGCTCCCCAGCCAGACGCCACAAGGACGGGCGAACGCACCATGAGCGACGAATTGCCGCAGGACTTTGAGGAAGAATATTACCAGATCAACCGGGATATTCTGCAAAGCTTCAACAAGTTCCGCCCCCCACTGAACATCTATCGTTTCCGGGAGGATGTCTCCCGTATCATCAGCTACTTCAAAGTCGGGGAGCGGCTGTCCAAGGAACAGACCGAGGAACTGGCGGAAATGGTGGACGCGGGGGTGATCTTCGTCTCCCGGGCCGACCAGTCCGTCTACGTCAAACACATCAGTCACCAGCTCGATCTGGTGCTCCTGGACAAACACCTGCTGGAGCGCGAGATCGCGGATATCTTCCAGGTGGCGCTCACCCGGCGGATGCAGGCCTTTTTCGAACAGCCCGTCAAAGTGGTCTACGACAAGGTGCAGGAGGACATCTTCACCCTCACCGAATACCTATGGCAGGATTTGTCGCGCATAAAGGCCCTGGCCCGACGCAAGCACCAGGAACATACCCTGCCCAACCATTCCGTCAACAGCGGTTATGTCGGGCTTTTGCTGCACATCATGCGCCTGCCCGACGACTTCAACAAGGAACCCAAAAACCGCCAGACCTTCGACCGGGCCGCCCTGGGGTTTTTCCTGCACGACATGGGCATGAGCAAGGTGCCGCCGTTTATCCGAAGCAAGGACAAGCCCCTGACCCCCGACGAGCGTCAGAAGATCCAGACCCACACTTTAAGCGGCTATGAGATGATCGCCCGGCTGGACATCAAGTACGCCGAGGTGGAAAACTGTGTGAACCATCACCACGAACGCCTGGACGGCAACGGCTACCCCCAGCATTTAAGCGGTTCGGGCATCTCCGACCTGGGGCTTGTCTGCGCCGTGGCCGATTCGTTTTGCGCCATGTGCAGCGACCGCCCCTACGCCAGGGCCATGGACCCCATGACGGCGGCCAAGGCCCTGTGCGACGATGTCAAACGCTATCCATCCGAGATCACCAAACTTCTGCTCAACCACCTGGTAAACGAACGGCGCTGAGTCCGCAAGGACGCAGGGCTTACGCCCCGCGCGCCGTTTCCGCCAGCCGCGCCAGCTCCCCAAGGATGTCCCGGGCGGAGACAAGCCCCAGCACCCTGCCCCCGTCCACCACGGCCGCAAACCGCGACCCGGCCTTTTGTATGGCGTCCAGGACCAGAACCAAGGCATCCCGGGGCCCCACCACCGGGGTCTCGCCGTCACGCCTGTCGAGCATCTCCACGGCCGGGCGCGTCAGGCAGGTGCGGCACTGGGCCGCGAACACCGGCTCGAAATCCGAGGCCCCCAGGCTCATGCGCAGCCCGTCGTCCACGGCGCAGTCGCCAAGCGCCGCAAGCATGTCGCTGCTGTCGGCCACGCCCACGAAGCCGTCGGGCCCCACCAGGGCCGCCGCGTCCATGTCCGGGGTATGGGCCAGATGGGCAAAAAGCCGGTTGACGGCGTCCCCGAGGCTGTCTTGCGGGCCGATGGCCACATAGTCCTTGCGCAGGATGTCGAACGCCCTTTTACGCAGCATGGAGGTCTCCTTGTTCGCTGGCGGTTTCCCATCCGTTCCGGTCTTCGTGCCGTGTCCGCAACGTCCGTGCGTCGACATTGCGAACACCCCTTGAATGCGTGCCTTTCCGGCGGCGAAACGCGTTGACGTCCCCGGGCCTGCCGCCTCCCGGGCAACTCAGTCGAAGTCAGCCAGCAGCGCGCCCACATGGACCCGCCCCCCGGCCAGCACCGCCTGGGCGTAGTCCGTGCGGATGCGCCAGATGGCCCGCAAAAGCTGGTCCGAGGTGATGCCGTTGCGCATGGCCGTATAGGCCTCGATAAAGGCCGCCAGACTGTCGCAGACCTTGAGCAGATAGCCGTCCTTAGGATCGAAGGCGTCGTCGTTATAGGCCCCGTCCAGGGCGACCTCGTCCAGGGCCGCCACCTTGCCCTCCACCACCGCCGAGGCCTGGAATTCCGAGCCCACCTCGATGCCCAGATAATAAGCCAGACGGTCGGCCAGGACGGAATAGCCGCCCTGGGTGAGCGGCGTGAAAATCCGCTGCTCGAGCTCCTGGTTTTCGTATTCCTTGATCATCTCCCCGATGTGGCGCACGGACTTTTTCACCGGCGAGATGATGTCCCGGGTCAGAAGCTCGGGCAGGTCGTGGAAGAGCCCGGCGAAGAAATCGTTGTGGCGCCGGGCCGGGCAGGCGTCCACGGCCAGGCTGAAGAAATAGGCGTAGCAGGCCACGATGAACATGTGCCCCAAAACCGAGGTCTCGGGGATGCGCGGGGTCTGGGACCAGCGGGTCTGAAAGCGAAGCTGCCCCAGGATGCGCGCGAAACGGCCGATGGCGTTGCGCTCGCCCGCAAACATGGCCCCGGCCAGTTCCGGAACCCCGGCCAGGTCGCGGTAGGCCCACAGGCCGTCCCGAAACGAGGATTCGATGTCCAAAAGCTCCTCGTCCCAGGGATTTTCGGCCTTAATGAGGCTATATTCCCAACTGCTGGCGTAGAGGTGGGCGGCATTCAGGATGCGTCTGGCCGGGGTGTCGGCCTCGGCCACCCGCAGATAGGCGCAAAGCCGCTCCCAGAAGGGTTCGCCAAGGGAGCGCACCCGGGGTTCGAGCTGCTCCAGAACCCAGGCCGTGAGCTTTTCGTAGTGGGCCGGGTTACCCTTGATGCGATAAAACACCGGCGGCTTGATGTCGGTGATCACCAGCCGGTAGAAATATTCGAAAATGCCGCCCTCGATGATCTCCCCGGCCAGGCCCGTGCGCTCCCCCGGCGGCAGATGTCCGGAGTTCAGCGAAAAAAGCATCCAGGCCACCATCATCTTGTGGGCCTGTTTGTCCACCTCCACCAGATCCATGGACCGGTGCTTGTCGTTCCAGCGTTTCATGAACGACCCGGCAAAGACCAGTTGCAAAAGGCTTTTACGCACGCTGACCATGGAGGCTCCTTGGGGGACTGACGGCTGGGGCCATCCTAGCCCCGGGGCAGGCAAACCGCAACGCCCCCTCGCGGCCCCATGCCGCCGGAAGGCGGTTTGCATCCCGGCCGGAAACGGATAATCCTGGCGGCCCGCTGAATCTGTTTCCCTGGAGCGCCAAAATGACGCCGGAGTCCGCCGCAACCGCCCCAACCCCCGCCGGGGGCTCGCCCCTGGCCGTCCTGTTGACCGTGTGCATCGTCCAGTTCATGGCCCCGTTCATGCTCACGGCCGTGGGCGTGGCCCTGCCCTCGCTTGGCCGGGAATTGTCGGCCACGGCCATGCAGCTTTCGCTGGTGGAGCAACTCTACGTCCTGTCCCTGGCCATGACCATGCTCACCTTCGGCCGCCTGGGGGATCTCCGGGGCCAGCGTTCCGTGCTGCTGGCCGGGCTTTTGGCCTTCACCGCCCTGACCCTGTCCCTGGGCTTCACCCAGAGCGTGGAAATGGTCATGATCCAACGCTTTTTCCAGGGGATCGGCGCGGCCATGATGCTCTCGGGCAGCCTGGCCCTGGTGGCGGCCGCCTATCCGCCGCAGCTTCGGGCCAGAAAGATCGGCCTCGTTTCGGCCGCCACCTACGCCGGGCTCTCCATGGGTCCGGTGGCCGGGGGATTCGTGACCGGACACATGGGCTGGCGGGGGGTCTTTTTCATGGCCGTGCCCCTGGGGCTGGCGGCCACGGCCATGTGCCTGTTTTTCATGCGCCAGGGGGCCCGAAACGCCACGGGCGAGGGCCTGGACTGGTGGGGAAGCCTGGCCTACGCCGCAAGCATGGGGCTTTTCATGACCGGCGCGGCCCAGGCCAAGCGCGGAGCCCTGGGTTTTTCGCTGATTGCCGCCGGAATCCTGGGGCTGGTCTTTTTCCTGCGCCTGGAATCGCGCACAAAAAGTCCCCTCCTGGACATTGCCCTGATCACCCGCAACCGCTTTTTCGCGTTAAGTTGCCTGGCGGCCCTGGGAAACTACGCCGCCACCTTCGGCATCACCTTTCTCATGAGCCTGTACCTGCAATACGCCAAGGGCCTGCCCCCGCGTCTGGCCGGACTGGTCCTTCTGGCCCAGCCCGTAAGCCAGGTGGGGGCGTCGCTTCTGTCCGGCCGCCTGGCCGACCGCTTCGAACCGGCCAAGCTGTCCACGGCGGGCATTTTGATCAGCGCCGCGGGGCTGGTGTCCGCAGCGGCGGTCATCGGCCAGGACACCCCGATCTGGCTCCTCGGCCTGCTCTTGGTTCTCATCGGCACGGGGTTCGGCATCTTCATCACCCCCAATTCCACAGCCATCATGGGCAGCGTGCCAAGGCGGCAGTTCGGCGTGGCCTCGGGCATGGTGGGCGCCATGCGCACCCTGGGCATGGCCGTGAGCATGACCTCGGTGACGCTGATCTTCTCCCTGTTTCTGGACGGGGAGGCGGTATCCATTAATACCCTACCCAGGTTCCTTGACAGCATGCGCGTGGGCCTTTCGGTCTTTGCCGCCTTTGCCTGCCTGGGGGTGCTCGTTTCCTTCGGGCGTGGCCGAAAACACCAATAAACAAGGCGTTTTTTACGAATCCCTTCCCCCGTCCCCGGGGCAAACTCCCTGGGACGATCCCGTTACGTTTTTTTGACGAAGCCTGCAAATAAACCCCGTAGGGGTATTGCCTTCACAGCCGTTTTCCGATTATTTTCTCCCACAAGAATCGTTTCTGACTATACTGTTCGAGAATGGGTCTCCCTGGCCGGGGAGGCTCTGTTGATCCATAGCGGCGGAAAACGGGAACACCAAGGAGGGCTTATGCGGCAAGGGACACGATCATGGTTTCTTGTAGCGGCGCTGGTCGGCGCGGCCGCCCTGATGGCCTTTGGGCCGGTGGGGGCCTCAGGCACGGCAGATGTTGCGGGCGATGCGGCCCCGGGGCGAAAACTGGCCCAAAACGCGGTCAAGGCCCCGGGCGGGCGCTGGACCACGGTGGACCATTCCAAGCTCGAGGCCCTGCAAAAGGACTTCGCCTCGCCCGAGGAGGTCACGGCGGCCTGCCTCTCCTGCCACACCCAGGCCGCAGACCAGATCCACCACTCCATCCACTGGACTTGGCTGTGCGACAACTGCGGCGACGGCAAAAACATGGGCAAAAACGGCAAAACCATCAACAACTTCTGTATCGCCGTACCCTCCAACGAGCCGCGCTGCACCTCCTGCCACATCGGCTACGGCTGGAAGGACAAAAACTTCGATTTCTCGTCCAACACCAAAATCGACTGTCTGGTGTGCCACGACACCACCCATACCTATGAAAAATATCCGGCCGGGGCCGGAAACCCGGTCAAGGAGCCCACGGTCTTTCCCGAATCCGGCAAGACCTACCTGCCCCCGGACTACAAGAAAATCGTGGCCAAGGTGGGCAAGCCCGACCGCGTCAACTGTGGAACCTGCCATTTCTACGGCGGCGGCGGCGATGCGGTCAAACACGGCGACCTGGACAGCTCCATGGCCATGCCCAAAAAGAGCCTGGACGTGCACATGGACACCGAGGGCCTCAACTTCACCTGCCAGCGTTGCCACACCACCAAGGACCACCAGATCGCGGGCCGCCTCTACACCACCCCGGCCGCCCCCGAGCGCATCAGCCTCACCGAGGCCGACCTAGCCTCCAAGATCGCCTGCGAGTCCTGCCACAGCGCAACGCCCCACAAAACCGACGTCAAGTCCAACGACCACACGGACAAGGTGGCCTGCCAGTCCTGCCACATCCCGCACTTCGCCCGAATCATCCCCACCAAGATGTCCTGGGACTGGTCCACGGCCGGACAGAAAAACGCCGAGGGCAAGCCTTTTAAAAAGGACGGCCCCCTGGGCAAGCCCAGCTACGACTCCAAGAAGGGCGACTTCGTGTGGGAGAAAAACGTGGAGCCGGAATACCGCTGGTTTAACGGGGCCATGAGCCACAAACTGGTTACCGACGTCATCGACCCGTCCGGGGTGGTGTCCATGAACCAGCCCGTGGGCGGCCCGGACGACCCCAAGTCGCGGATCATGCCGTTTAAGGTGCATCGGGGCAAACAGCCCTATGACACGGTCAACAAGACCATGGTCATCCCCCATCTGTTCGGGGGCAAGGATTCCGACGCCTTTTGGACGAAGTACGACTGGAAAAAGGCCATCACCTCCGGCATGGCCTATGTGGACCTGCCGTTCTCCGGCGAGTTCGGCTTCGTGGCCACGGAATACTACTACCCCACGACCCACATGGTGGCCCCGCGCGAACAGGCCGTGCCCTGCGCCGAATGCCACTCCCGGGACGGCCGCATGAAGGGCGTCCCCGGCGTGTACATCCCCGGCCGCGACACCTCCGCCGCCGTGACCGACCTGGGATTCGGGGCCTCGGCCGCCGCGCTCCTGGGCGTCGCCGGACACGGGTTCATCCGCTTTTTGTCCAGAAAAAAGAGGGAGAAGAAGTGATGTCCGACACCACCAAGCGCCCCATGCGCACCATCTACCTGTATACCCGGTATGAACGGTTCTGGCACTGGTTCCAGGCCCTGCTCATCCTGCTGCTCCTGGTCACCGGGTTCGAGGTTCACGGCTCGATCACGCTCTTCGGCTTCGAGCAGGCCGTTACGGTCCACAACTTCCTTGGCCTGACCTGGCTTGTGGCCTTCGCCTTCTTCGTCTTCTGGGTCTTCACCACCGGGGAGTGGAAGCAGTATGTGCCCACCAGCAAAAAGATGGTCGAGGTCATGATCTATTACGGCTACGGCATCTTCTCCGGGCAGCCCCATCCCTGCCCCAAGCGCCATGACGCCAAGCACAACCCGCTGCAACGCATGACCTACCTGTCCTTGGCGGCCGTACTTTTGCCCTTCCAGATGGTCACCGGGCTTTTGTATTACCTCTACAACTCCTGGACGGACATGGGCATCACCGGCCTGTCGCTGGGCGTTGTGGCCGTGGCCCATCTGATCGGGGCCTTCGCCATCCTCATCTTCCTTATCGTGCATGTCTACATGACCACCACCGGGCACACCATTTTCGCCCACGTGAAGGCCATGTTCACCGGCCGGGAGGAAGTTGAGGACGTCGGCGACGTGGCCGAATGGGAAAAAAAGAATCCGGCCTAGCGCCGTCGGCAGGGCCTCCCCGGACGCGACTGCGGGGAGGCCCCTTTTGACCCAAGCCCCAGGGAACCGGGCGCCCGTTCCAGTCGCCGCAGGGCCGCAGCCTTGTCCCCTGCCTGTCGCCATGAAACTGCTCCTCGCGGCGTTTCCTCCGGGGGCATCGGTTCGCAGACCATGCCCCCGACGCCGCACCGGGAACCAGCCGGGCGACGTCCCCTGCGCCGCAGCGCAGCCGGGCAGCCCTCGGGCCGAAACCTCGCCCCTTCCTGCGCGCCGGATCCGATCCGGAAAATATGCCTCCAAGTGTTGACAAGGCGCCGCGATGGGGGTAGACAATCCGCCTTTCGAGCACATTTAAGGAGCGGTCATGAAAACGTTCTCCCCATCCAAAAATGATATCCAGCACGACTGGCTGATCGTGGATGCCTCAGACAAGATCCTGGGCCGTCTGGCCAGCGCCCTGGCCGGACGCCTGCGCGGCAAGCACAAACCCGAATTCGTCCCGCACATGGACACCGGCGACTTCGTGGTCGTGGTCAATGCGGAAAAGATCCGGTTCACCGGCCGCAAGCTGGACCAGAAGATGTACTACCGCCACTCGGGCTACATCGGCGGCCTCAAGGAAACCACGCTTCGGACCATGATGCAGACCAAGCCCGAGCAGGTGATCATGAAGGCCGTTCGCGGCATGCTCCCGAAAAACAGGCTTGGCCGGGCCATGCTCAAAAAGCTCAAGGTCTATTCCGGCACGGAGCATCCCCACACGGCCCAGCAGCCCAAACCCATCGACCTCTAAATCCCTCGGTATCGGGAGACACGCATGAGCGACGATTTCTTCTACGGCACCGGACGGCGCAAAACCGCCGTGGCCCGCACCCGCCTCTACAAAGGCAACGGCCGCATCCTCATCAACAACAGGCCCTATGAGGAATATTTTCCCCGGCCCACCCTGCACCTCATCGTGCGTCAGGCCCTGGCCGTGGTGCGCAGCGAAGGCAAGTACGACATCAAGGTCAACGTCTGCGGCGGCGGCCTCACCGGCCAGGCCGAGGCCGTGCGGCACGGCATCGCCCGGGCGCTTTTGCGGGTCGATCCCGAACTGCGCGCCCCTCTGAAGAAGGCGGGCCTTCTGACCCGCGACGCCCGCGAGAAAGAACGCAAAAAGTACGGCCAGCGCGGCGCCCGCGCCAGGTTCCAGTACTCCAAGCGTTAAGCCGGCTTTCCCTCACGCTTATTCGGCGGGACCGCGCCTGGCGCGGTCCCGTCTTTTTTTGCGCCCTCAGGGCGGCCGGGAAACGCCCCCGGGCCGAACCCGCCATGCCCGTGCGCCTTCAAATCCCTGACCTTGACGCATGGAGAGGCCATCTCCGAAGGCCCCCGGGCCGAACCCGCCATTCCCATTCCCGCCCGAAACGGCTATCCTGCGGTCATCGCCGCCTCGTCCGCCTGACGGCCGCGCGGCAAGCAACCCGCCACAAGGCCCGGCAACGCCCATGCAAATCCCCCTCGCCGCCATCGCCTCCTTGTGCCGCCGCCTGTTGCGCGGCCGGGGCCTCATCTTCCTGGTCGGCGTGGCCCTGACCCTGGGCATGGTCGTTTTATACGCCCTGCGCCCCTCCTGGCTCCAGTTCCAGGAACTCAAGCTCTACGACGTGGCCATGCGCCGGGAGCTCAGAACCGCCCCCAGCGGTCTGCCCGTGGTGGTGGACCTGGACGAAAAAAGCCTGGCCGCCTACGGCCAATGGCCCTGGCCGCGTTTTCGGGTGGCCCTGCTCCTGGCCAGGCTGAAAGCCGCCGGGGTGTTGGCCGTGGGCATCGACATCGTGTTTGCGGAGGCCGACCGCACCTCCCCCGAAACCATGCGCCGCATGTTCCGCGAGGAACTCAAGCTCGACGTGGCCTTCGAGGGCCTGCCGCACGCCCTGGGCGACTACGATTCGGTCCTGGCCGGGGTGCTCCGGGACGGCCCCTACGTCCTGGGCTATTATCTCGATTTCGAGGCCAGCCGGGATCATCCCTCCGCTTCGGCCTGCACCCTTCCGGCGCTCAAGGCCTCCACCTCCATCGCCCCCGGGGCCCGGCCCGCCGTCCGCTACCTGCCAAACGCCCAGGACGCCGTCTGCCCCCTGCCCATCCTCCTGGCCACTGCGCCCGGAGCCGGTTTTTTCAACACCATCCCCGATCCGGACAACATCGTGCGCCGTTCCCCCATGCTCCTGGGACACGGGGAGGCCGTCCTGCCCAGCCTGTCCCTGGCCACCACCATGCTGGCCCTGGGGATCAAAAACGCCATGCTGCGCGTGGATCAGGGCGGGGTGGTCGCCCTGACCCTGCCCCTGCCGGACGGCCAAAAACGGAGCATTCCCCTGGACGGGCACGGCCGGGTGCTGATCAACTACCGGGGCCCGGGCGGAACCTTTCCGCACGTGAGCGCCGCCGACGTGCTTTCGGGCGCCGTCGATCCCACGGCCCTGCACGGCAAAATCGCCTTTCTCGGGGCCTCGGCCGCAGGCCTCCGCGACCTTCGGGCCACCCCCCTGGACCGGGCCATGCCCGGGGTGGAGGTCCACGCCACCCTGGCGGACATGATCGTCACCGGCGATTTCCTTTTGCGCCCGGACTGGGCCCCAGGGATCGAGGTCTGCGCCACCCTGGCCGTGGGGCTTTTGTCCGCCGCCCTTTTGGCCTGGACCAGGGCCAAATATCTGCTCGTGCCGTTTGCCGCCCTGGCCCTGGCCATGTGGTTCGGGTCCGCCCAGGCCCTTTCCGCCCACCGGTTCATCCTTTCCCCCTTTTCCCCCTTGCTGGCGCTTTTCGCCAACTTCATGGCCCTGACCTTTCTCAAGTTCTGGCGCGAGGAACGCCAAAAACGCTTCATCCACGCGGCCTTTTCCCACTATCTGCCACCGGCCGTGGTCAACGACCTGGTGGCCTCGCCGGGTCGTCTGACGCTCACCGGCGAGGAACGCGAGATCACGGTGCTCTTCTCCGACGTGCGCGGCTTCACCACCATGTCCGAAAAGCTCACACCCACCCAGGTGGTGGATCTCCTACACCGCTACCTGACCCCCATGACCGGCATCATCACCGGGCATATGGGCACCCTGGACAAGTTCATCGGCGACGCCATCATGGCCTTCTGGAACGCCCCCCTGCCCGTCCCCGGCCACCAGGCCAAGGCCCTGGCCGCGGCCATGGCCATGCATGAGGAGCTCGACCGCCTCAACGTGGGCTTTCAGGAAAAATACGGGCTGCGCATCGACATCGGCGTGGGCCTGCATGCCGGAATGGCCCGGGTGGGCAACTTCGGCTCGGAAGACCTCTTCGACTACACGGTCATCGGCGACACCGTGAATCTGTGCTCCCGCCTGGAAGGGCTGACCAAATACTACAAGAAAAAAATCCTGGTCACGGACGCCATCGCGGCCGCCGCCCCGGACGACATCTTCTTCCAGGAGGTGGACCGGGTGCGGGTCAAGGGCAAGGCCGAACCCGTGACCATTTTCGCCCCCCTCACCCGCCAGGAATACGAGGCCCGCGCGGGCGAACTGGAAGAATCCGCCGCCGCCCTGGCCCTGTACCGGGCCGGACGCTTCCCCGAGGCCCTGGCCGCCTACGAAACCCTGGCCGCCGCACACCCCGACGCGATCCACGCCCTCCAGGCCGAACGCTGCCGGGCCCTGGCCGCCGCGCCGCCCGAAGGACCATGGGACGGCGTTTTCAAGCACACCACCAAATGACGACATCCACCTCGCCCCCGGACGCCGACCGGGACATGATCGTGGCCCGAGCCACCCCCCCCGGCGCGGGCGGCCTGGCCGTGATCCGCCTCAGTGGCCGAGGCTGCCGCCAGACTGCCCTGGCCCTTTTCCGGTCCTCCCGGCCGAATTTTACGGACCTTCGCCCCTACCGCCTGCACCACGGCCACCTGCACACCCCGGACGGCCGCCGCATTGACGAGGTTCTGGCGGCGTTCATGCCCGGTCCCGGCTCCTATACCGGCGAGGACACGGTGGAAATCTCCTGCCACGGCGGCCCGGCCACAGCCGCCGCCATCGTGGCCGCCTGCATCGCCAAGGGGGCGCGTCCGGCCGGTCCCGGGGAGTTCACCCTGCGGGCCTTCTTAAACGGCCGCATGGACCTGTCCCAGGCCCAGGCCGTGGCCGAGCTCATCGCCGCCGCCACGCCGGTCCAGGCCGACATGGCCCTGGCCCGCCTTGACGGGGCCATGGGCCGCCTGGCCCGGGAGCTGCGCCAGGGATTGGAGGCCCTGCGGGCCGGGGTCTGTCTGGCCGTGGATTTCCCCGAGGAGGACGTGGAGTGTCTGTCCCGGGAGGAATTCGCCGCCCGGGCGGCCGACGTTTCAGACAGGATTCGGAAGCTTTTGGAGGCCAACCGCCGGGCCAGGCCGTTTCGCGAGGGCGCGTCCGTGGTTCTCTTCGGACGGGTCAACGCCGGAAAATCACGTCTGTTCAACGCCCTTTTAGGCCGCGAACGGGCCATCGTCACCGGGGTTCCCGGCACCACAAGGGACTACCTGGAGGAAACCCTGGACCTTTCCGGCATGCCCGTGCGCCTGACGGACACGGCGGGCCTTCGCGAAACCGGGGATGAGGCCGAGGCCGTCGGCCGGGACCGGGGGGAAAAGCGGGTCAAGGCGGCTGAACTGGCCCTTTTCGTGGTGGACGGCGCACATCCCCTGGCC
Above is a genomic segment from Desulfolutivibrio sulfodismutans DSM 3696 containing:
- a CDS encoding HD domain-containing protein, which gives rise to MVSVRKSLLQLVFAGSFMKRWNDKHRSMDLVEVDKQAHKMMVAWMLFSLNSGHLPPGERTGLAGEIIEGGIFEYFYRLVITDIKPPVFYRIKGNPAHYEKLTAWVLEQLEPRVRSLGEPFWERLCAYLRVAEADTPARRILNAAHLYASSWEYSLIKAENPWDEELLDIESSFRDGLWAYRDLAGVPELAGAMFAGERNAIGRFARILGQLRFQTRWSQTPRIPETSVLGHMFIVACYAYFFSLAVDACPARRHNDFFAGLFHDLPELLTRDIISPVKKSVRHIGEMIKEYENQELEQRIFTPLTQGGYSVLADRLAYYLGIEVGSEFQASAVVEGKVAALDEVALDGAYNDDAFDPKDGYLLKVCDSLAAFIEAYTAMRNGITSDQLLRAIWRIRTDYAQAVLAGGRVHVGALLADFD
- the rplM gene encoding 50S ribosomal protein L13, whose protein sequence is MKTFSPSKNDIQHDWLIVDASDKILGRLASALAGRLRGKHKPEFVPHMDTGDFVVVVNAEKIRFTGRKLDQKMYYRHSGYIGGLKETTLRTMMQTKPEQVIMKAVRGMLPKNRLGRAMLKKLKVYSGTEHPHTAQQPKPIDL
- the mraZ gene encoding division/cell wall cluster transcriptional repressor MraZ, producing the protein MFRGHSYRSLDPKGRLMLPPEFREEVLRHDPEGRLMLTSFDECVCGYPLPEWEEIEKSFMAVNVLNAALRNLQRRIIAGAMEVALDKQGRILVPPHLRSYGALDKEVVLAGMVTKFEIWDQGRFEARLRATDENLDAGMAELAAAGFELRL
- the rpsI gene encoding 30S ribosomal protein S9, which produces MSDDFFYGTGRRKTAVARTRLYKGNGRILINNRPYEEYFPRPTLHLIVRQALAVVRSEGKYDIKVNVCGGGLTGQAEAVRHGIARALLRVDPELRAPLKKAGLLTRDAREKERKKYGQRGARARFQYSKR
- a CDS encoding HD-GYP domain-containing protein, whose protein sequence is MSDELPQDFEEEYYQINRDILQSFNKFRPPLNIYRFREDVSRIISYFKVGERLSKEQTEELAEMVDAGVIFVSRADQSVYVKHISHQLDLVLLDKHLLEREIADIFQVALTRRMQAFFEQPVKVVYDKVQEDIFTLTEYLWQDLSRIKALARRKHQEHTLPNHSVNSGYVGLLLHIMRLPDDFNKEPKNRQTFDRAALGFFLHDMGMSKVPPFIRSKDKPLTPDERQKIQTHTLSGYEMIARLDIKYAEVENCVNHHHERLDGNGYPQHLSGSGISDLGLVCAVADSFCAMCSDRPYARAMDPMTAAKALCDDVKRYPSEITKLLLNHLVNERR
- a CDS encoding tetrathionate reductase family octaheme c-type cytochrome, with protein sequence MRQGTRSWFLVAALVGAAALMAFGPVGASGTADVAGDAAPGRKLAQNAVKAPGGRWTTVDHSKLEALQKDFASPEEVTAACLSCHTQAADQIHHSIHWTWLCDNCGDGKNMGKNGKTINNFCIAVPSNEPRCTSCHIGYGWKDKNFDFSSNTKIDCLVCHDTTHTYEKYPAGAGNPVKEPTVFPESGKTYLPPDYKKIVAKVGKPDRVNCGTCHFYGGGGDAVKHGDLDSSMAMPKKSLDVHMDTEGLNFTCQRCHTTKDHQIAGRLYTTPAAPERISLTEADLASKIACESCHSATPHKTDVKSNDHTDKVACQSCHIPHFARIIPTKMSWDWSTAGQKNAEGKPFKKDGPLGKPSYDSKKGDFVWEKNVEPEYRWFNGAMSHKLVTDVIDPSGVVSMNQPVGGPDDPKSRIMPFKVHRGKQPYDTVNKTMVIPHLFGGKDSDAFWTKYDWKKAITSGMAYVDLPFSGEFGFVATEYYYPTTHMVAPREQAVPCAECHSRDGRMKGVPGVYIPGRDTSAAVTDLGFGASAAALLGVAGHGFIRFLSRKKREKK
- a CDS encoding cytochrome b/b6 domain-containing protein produces the protein MSDTTKRPMRTIYLYTRYERFWHWFQALLILLLLVTGFEVHGSITLFGFEQAVTVHNFLGLTWLVAFAFFVFWVFTTGEWKQYVPTSKKMVEVMIYYGYGIFSGQPHPCPKRHDAKHNPLQRMTYLSLAAVLLPFQMVTGLLYYLYNSWTDMGITGLSLGVVAVAHLIGAFAILIFLIVHVYMTTTGHTIFAHVKAMFTGREEVEDVGDVAEWEKKNPA
- a CDS encoding MFS transporter, which produces MTPESAATAPTPAGGSPLAVLLTVCIVQFMAPFMLTAVGVALPSLGRELSATAMQLSLVEQLYVLSLAMTMLTFGRLGDLRGQRSVLLAGLLAFTALTLSLGFTQSVEMVMIQRFFQGIGAAMMLSGSLALVAAAYPPQLRARKIGLVSAATYAGLSMGPVAGGFVTGHMGWRGVFFMAVPLGLAATAMCLFFMRQGARNATGEGLDWWGSLAYAASMGLFMTGAAQAKRGALGFSLIAAGILGLVFFLRLESRTKSPLLDIALITRNRFFALSCLAALGNYAATFGITFLMSLYLQYAKGLPPRLAGLVLLAQPVSQVGASLLSGRLADRFEPAKLSTAGILISAAGLVSAAAVIGQDTPIWLLGLLLVLIGTGFGIFITPNSTAIMGSVPRRQFGVASGMVGAMRTLGMAVSMTSVTLIFSLFLDGEAVSINTLPRFLDSMRVGLSVFAAFACLGVLVSFGRGRKHQ
- a CDS encoding CBS domain-containing protein, whose amino-acid sequence is MLRKRAFDILRKDYVAIGPQDSLGDAVNRLFAHLAHTPDMDAAALVGPDGFVGVADSSDMLAALGDCAVDDGLRMSLGASDFEPVFAAQCRTCLTRPAVEMLDRRDGETPVVGPRDALVLVLDAIQKAGSRFAAVVDGGRVLGLVSARDILGELARLAETARGA